Proteins from a genomic interval of Bradyrhizobium sp. CCBAU 53340:
- a CDS encoding tartrate dehydrogenase: MRTHSIAAIPADGIGPEVISAGVRVLEALAKRSGDIAFNVRTFDWGSDHYKKHGVMMPADGLSELKKFDAIYFGAVGAPDVPDHITLWGLRLPICQGFDQYANVRPTKILPGVASPLRNVGVGDLDWVIVRENSEGEYAGMGGRAHKGLPEEVGTEVAVFTRVGVTRIMRYAFQLAQSRPRKFLTVVTKSNAQRHGMVMWDEIAAEVATEFPDVTWDKMLVDAMTVRMTLHPKSLDTIVATNLHADILSDLAGALAGSLGVAPTGNIDPQRRFPSMFEPIHGSAFDITGKGIANPVATFWTGAQMLEHLGEKDAAARLMKAVEQVCAAGVLTPDVGGKATTKEVTDAVIDAIHGSNV, from the coding sequence ATGCGCACCCATTCGATCGCAGCAATCCCCGCCGACGGCATCGGCCCCGAGGTGATCTCCGCCGGTGTCCGCGTGCTGGAGGCGCTGGCCAAGCGCAGCGGCGACATCGCCTTCAACGTGAGGACGTTCGATTGGGGCTCGGATCATTACAAGAAGCACGGCGTGATGATGCCGGCGGACGGCCTCAGTGAGTTGAAGAAGTTCGACGCGATCTATTTCGGCGCAGTCGGCGCCCCTGACGTGCCCGACCACATCACGCTGTGGGGTTTGCGGCTGCCGATCTGCCAGGGCTTTGACCAATACGCCAATGTACGGCCGACCAAGATCCTGCCGGGCGTGGCCTCGCCGCTGCGCAACGTCGGCGTCGGCGATCTCGACTGGGTGATCGTGCGCGAGAACTCGGAAGGCGAATATGCCGGGATGGGCGGCCGCGCCCACAAGGGCCTGCCGGAAGAGGTCGGCACCGAGGTTGCAGTCTTCACCCGCGTCGGCGTCACGCGCATCATGCGCTATGCGTTCCAGCTCGCGCAGTCGCGGCCGCGCAAATTCCTGACCGTCGTGACCAAGTCGAACGCGCAGCGCCATGGCATGGTGATGTGGGACGAGATCGCCGCCGAAGTTGCGACCGAATTCCCTGATGTCACCTGGGACAAGATGCTGGTGGACGCCATGACCGTGCGCATGACGCTGCATCCGAAGAGCCTCGACACCATCGTTGCGACCAACCTCCACGCCGACATCCTCTCCGACCTCGCCGGCGCGCTGGCCGGCAGCCTCGGCGTGGCGCCGACCGGCAACATCGATCCTCAGCGCCGCTTCCCCTCGATGTTCGAGCCGATCCACGGCTCGGCCTTTGACATCACCGGCAAGGGCATCGCCAATCCGGTCGCGACGTTCTGGACCGGCGCGCAGATGCTGGAGCATCTCGGCGAGAAGGACGCGGCCGCGCGGCTGATGAAGGCGGTCGAGCAGGTCTGCGCGGCCGGCGTGCTGACGCCTGACGTCGGCGGCAAGGCCACGACAAAGGAAGTCACGGACGCCGTGATCGACGCGATCCACGGTTCGAACGTCTAG
- a CDS encoding MFS transporter: protein MASEIQTRVLRKISWRIVPFIMLLYFVAFIDRVNIGFASLTMNKDIGLSSTVYGLGSGIFFWGYFLFEVPSNIILHKVGARIWIARVMITWGLVSAAMALVQGPTSFYILRFLLGVAEAGFFPGIILYLSYWFPARQRAAVTALFMAAAPLSTVLGSPVSGALLEMDGLFGFKGWQWLFVLEALPAVLLGFVVLVFLTDRPEKAKWLAEDERRWLVETMNEETTRKAATASHSIWRGLADPRVLALSLIYFGTSAGLYTLGVWAPQIIKQFGLSSLQVGFLNALPATAAVVAMVLWARHSDRTGERTWHVVIACLIAAAGLAYAGLAGGVIAVLIALSLVNIGISSAKPPLWSMPTLFLSGPAAAAGIATINSIGNLGGFVGPAMIGWTKDQTGSFVGGLYFVSGLLVLSAVLTLLLSRAKTAPVEAIPQSH, encoded by the coding sequence GTGGCGAGCGAGATTCAGACGCGCGTGCTGCGCAAGATCAGCTGGCGCATCGTTCCCTTCATCATGCTGCTGTACTTCGTGGCCTTCATCGACCGCGTCAACATCGGCTTTGCCTCGCTGACGATGAACAAGGACATCGGCCTGTCGTCGACCGTGTACGGCCTGGGCTCCGGCATCTTCTTCTGGGGCTACTTCCTGTTCGAGGTGCCCTCCAACATCATCCTGCACAAGGTCGGCGCGCGAATCTGGATCGCGCGGGTGATGATCACCTGGGGCCTGGTGTCGGCGGCAATGGCGCTGGTGCAGGGACCGACCAGCTTCTACATCCTGCGCTTCCTGCTCGGCGTCGCCGAGGCCGGCTTCTTTCCCGGCATCATCCTTTATCTCTCCTACTGGTTTCCGGCACGCCAGCGCGCCGCGGTAACCGCGCTGTTCATGGCGGCCGCGCCGCTCTCGACAGTGCTGGGCTCTCCGGTCTCCGGTGCGCTGCTGGAGATGGACGGCCTCTTCGGCTTCAAGGGCTGGCAATGGCTATTCGTGCTGGAGGCGCTGCCGGCCGTGCTGCTCGGCTTCGTCGTGCTCGTGTTCCTCACCGACCGACCCGAAAAGGCCAAATGGCTGGCTGAAGACGAGCGCCGCTGGCTGGTCGAGACCATGAACGAGGAGACCACGCGCAAGGCGGCGACCGCGAGCCACAGCATCTGGCGGGGCCTTGCCGATCCGCGGGTGCTGGCGCTGTCGCTGATCTATTTCGGCACCTCGGCCGGCCTCTACACGCTCGGCGTCTGGGCGCCGCAGATCATCAAGCAGTTCGGCCTGTCCTCGCTCCAGGTCGGCTTCCTCAACGCGCTGCCGGCCACCGCCGCCGTCGTCGCCATGGTGCTGTGGGCGCGGCATTCGGACCGCACCGGCGAGCGCACCTGGCACGTCGTGATCGCCTGCCTGATCGCGGCTGCGGGCCTTGCCTACGCCGGCCTTGCCGGCGGCGTCATCGCCGTGCTGATCGCGCTGTCGCTCGTCAATATCGGCATCTCTTCCGCAAAGCCGCCGCTGTGGAGCATGCCGACGCTGTTCCTGTCCGGCCCCGCGGCCGCAGCCGGCATCGCCACCATCAACTCGATCGGCAATCTCGGCGGCTTCGTCGGGCCCGCCATGATCGGCTGGACCAAGGACCAGACCGGCAGTTTCGTCGGCGGCCTTTACTTCGTCAGCGGCCTGCTCGTTCTCTCCGCGGTCCTCACTCTGCTATTGTCGCGCGCGAAAACCGCCCCCGTCGAAGCCATCCCGCAATCCCACTGA
- a CDS encoding LysR family transcriptional regulator: protein MELHQLRCFVAAAEQLHFGHAAQHLQMLPSALGRQIRLLEEDLGTRLFARTTRAVSLTEDGTTLLRDARAILAKVEAVESNLRNRSRAGAARRLRIGAIDSAAAGLLPPLLRDFRSKHPEVSVQLLEDKTIRLLPKILTGALDLAFARPPDRPDKRLEFRSLLQETAIVAFPQRHRLATRKSITLADIADEGMLVPDRRSRPHSHDLTIKLFEQAGLTPRVVQVADEKQTIINLVATRLGVAIVPRWTARMAVTGVRFVPLRPKQSGPIGRLPLAAAWLRGSRDPARDAMLAVLEARLRFYAREA, encoded by the coding sequence ATGGAATTGCATCAGCTCCGATGCTTCGTGGCGGCAGCCGAGCAGCTGCATTTCGGCCACGCCGCGCAGCATCTGCAGATGCTGCCGTCTGCGCTCGGCCGTCAGATCAGGCTGCTGGAAGAGGATCTGGGCACGCGGCTGTTTGCGCGCACCACCCGCGCGGTCTCGCTCACCGAGGACGGCACCACGCTGCTGCGCGATGCACGCGCGATCCTGGCCAAGGTCGAGGCCGTCGAGAGCAACTTACGCAACCGCTCGCGCGCAGGTGCCGCGCGGCGGCTGCGGATCGGCGCCATCGATAGCGCCGCGGCGGGACTATTGCCGCCGCTGCTGCGTGACTTCCGGAGCAAGCATCCCGAGGTTTCGGTCCAGCTTCTGGAGGACAAGACCATCCGGCTCTTGCCAAAGATCCTGACCGGCGCGCTCGATCTCGCCTTTGCCCGTCCGCCCGACCGGCCGGACAAGCGGCTGGAATTCCGTTCTCTGCTCCAGGAGACCGCCATCGTGGCCTTTCCGCAGCGCCACCGGCTCGCCACACGGAAATCGATCACGCTGGCCGACATCGCCGACGAGGGGATGCTGGTGCCGGATCGCCGCTCGCGGCCGCACAGCCACGACCTCACCATCAAGCTGTTCGAGCAGGCCGGGCTGACGCCGCGCGTTGTACAGGTTGCCGACGAGAAGCAGACGATCATCAACCTGGTCGCAACCAGGCTCGGCGTTGCAATCGTGCCGCGCTGGACCGCGCGGATGGCGGTGACGGGCGTGCGCTTCGTGCCGCTGCGGCCGAAGCAGAGCGGTCCGATCGGCCGGCTACCGCTGGCCGCCGCGTGGCTGCGCGGCTCGCGCGATCCGGCTCGCGATGCGATGCTGGCCGTGCTGGAGGCACGCCTGCGCTTCTATGCGCGGGAGGCGTGA
- a CDS encoding aspartate dehydrogenase, protein MTDQKVSNELRVAIAGLGSIGTKVAAALDQGIEGLALSAVAVRDPAKHHAFLNALRHQPQILPIDQLGEAADIVVECAPSSQLRAIVEPAVKRGKSAVVVSVGGLLDNFDLVDLARANGGRILVPTGALIGLDAVNAAAVGTIHSVKMVTRKPIDGLKGAPFIVENNIDIDNLREPLKLFEGSAREAAKGFPANVNVAVALSLAGIGPDRTLIQVWADPTVTRNVHRIEVEADSARFSMGIENIPSENPKTGLITAMSVIALLRKQRATLCVGT, encoded by the coding sequence ATGACGGATCAGAAAGTTTCGAACGAATTGCGCGTGGCCATCGCAGGGCTGGGCTCGATCGGCACCAAGGTCGCGGCTGCGCTCGACCAGGGCATCGAGGGATTGGCGCTGTCGGCCGTCGCGGTGCGCGATCCCGCCAAGCATCACGCTTTCCTCAACGCCCTGCGCCATCAGCCGCAAATCCTGCCCATCGACCAGCTTGGCGAGGCCGCCGACATCGTGGTCGAATGCGCGCCGAGCAGCCAGTTGCGGGCGATCGTCGAGCCTGCGGTGAAGCGTGGCAAGTCCGCAGTCGTGGTCAGTGTCGGCGGGCTGCTCGACAATTTTGATCTCGTCGATCTCGCGCGGGCCAATGGTGGTCGGATCCTCGTTCCGACCGGCGCGCTGATCGGCCTCGACGCGGTCAATGCGGCTGCGGTCGGGACCATCCATTCGGTGAAAATGGTGACACGCAAGCCGATCGACGGGCTGAAGGGCGCACCGTTCATCGTCGAGAACAACATCGACATCGACAATCTGCGCGAGCCGCTCAAGCTGTTCGAGGGCAGCGCGCGCGAAGCGGCAAAGGGCTTTCCGGCCAACGTCAATGTCGCCGTTGCACTGTCGCTGGCGGGCATCGGGCCCGATCGCACCCTGATCCAGGTGTGGGCCGACCCGACCGTGACGCGCAACGTTCATCGCATCGAGGTGGAAGCGGATTCGGCGCGGTTCTCGATGGGCATCGAGAACATTCCGTCCGAAAATCCCAAGACCGGGTTGATCACCGCGATGTCGGTGATCGCGCTGCTGCGCAAGCAGCGCGCCACGCTGTGCGTGGGGACGTGA
- a CDS encoding sorbosone dehydrogenase family protein: protein MSFSSIFAQFVAVLGGIALQWRKLTGTEAAPAWGQTPSIPEAKPQGAIPTLKMPTARGWSAGQKPTVAAGLKVNAFATDLDHPRWIEVLPNGDVLIAEATQIAGPPRSVFHYAMQATMRRAAALGVSANRITLLRDKDGDGVAEVRGAFMENLNQPFGMALVGDTFYVGNTDGVMAFPYVANADSISASGKRLTTFKPSGHWTRSLLASPDGKKLYAGVGSLSNIAEMGMEVEEGRAAVYELDLVAGTHRIFGAGLRNPVGLAWEPNTNVLWTVVNERDGLGDETPPDYLTSVRDGGFYGWPYCYWGKTVDDRVPQDPAMVAKALQPDYALGGHTASLGLCWMPAGTLPGFGDGMVIGQHGSWNRSKLSGYKLVFIPFANGKPSGPSRDILSGFLSPDEKESYGRPVGVVIGPDKKSLLMADDVGNVIWRVTGA, encoded by the coding sequence ATGAGTTTTTCCAGTATCTTCGCGCAGTTCGTCGCCGTGCTCGGCGGCATCGCGCTGCAATGGCGGAAGCTGACCGGCACCGAGGCCGCGCCGGCCTGGGGCCAGACGCCTTCCATTCCCGAGGCCAAGCCGCAGGGGGCGATCCCGACCTTGAAGATGCCGACCGCGCGCGGCTGGAGCGCAGGCCAGAAGCCGACGGTGGCAGCCGGGCTCAAGGTCAACGCGTTCGCGACCGACCTCGACCATCCGCGCTGGATCGAGGTGCTGCCCAATGGCGACGTGCTGATCGCGGAAGCAACGCAGATCGCAGGTCCTCCGCGCAGCGTGTTCCACTACGCCATGCAGGCGACGATGCGGCGTGCCGCGGCGCTCGGTGTATCCGCCAACCGCATCACGCTGCTGCGCGACAAGGACGGTGACGGCGTCGCCGAAGTTCGCGGCGCGTTCATGGAGAACCTGAACCAGCCATTCGGCATGGCGCTGGTCGGCGACACATTCTATGTCGGCAACACCGACGGCGTGATGGCCTTTCCCTACGTCGCCAACGCCGACAGCATCAGCGCATCAGGCAAGCGGCTCACCACGTTCAAGCCGAGCGGCCACTGGACGCGCAGCCTGCTCGCCAGCCCCGACGGCAAGAAACTTTATGCCGGCGTCGGCTCGCTCAGCAACATCGCCGAGATGGGCATGGAGGTCGAGGAAGGCCGCGCTGCCGTGTACGAACTCGATCTTGTCGCCGGCACGCATCGCATCTTTGGCGCGGGCCTGCGCAATCCCGTTGGGCTCGCCTGGGAGCCAAATACGAACGTGCTCTGGACCGTCGTCAACGAACGCGACGGTCTCGGCGACGAGACGCCGCCTGACTATCTCACCTCGGTGCGCGACGGCGGCTTCTATGGCTGGCCCTATTGCTACTGGGGCAAGACGGTGGACGACCGCGTGCCGCAGGATCCGGCGATGGTCGCCAAGGCGCTGCAACCCGATTACGCGCTCGGCGGCCATACCGCGTCGCTCGGCCTGTGCTGGATGCCCGCAGGGACCTTGCCCGGCTTCGGAGACGGCATGGTGATCGGCCAGCACGGCTCGTGGAATCGCAGCAAGCTGTCCGGCTACAAGCTGGTGTTCATCCCGTTCGCGAACGGAAAGCCCTCCGGCCCCTCGCGCGACATCCTGTCGGGCTTCCTGTCCCCGGACGAGAAGGAATCCTACGGCCGCCCGGTTGGCGTCGTGATCGGCCCCGACAAAAAGTCGCTGCTGATGGCCGACGACGTCGGCAACGTGATCTGGCGGGTGACGGGCGCTTAA
- a CDS encoding isoprenylcysteine carboxylmethyltransferase family protein gives MSFDFSKLLSVAWGGWTTTWPTELLALIWLGFLASWVGASFWQGRTKKQVMTLESQRYRLPILVGGILYTPFIAEVMDWKPLWVLGNTGITIAAILSVAGIAFAWWGRLHLGKFWSNTITHKEDHRVIDTGPYGIVRHPIYTGLIFGMLVTGVAIGLVTTILGAILISLGMWQKGRMEEVFLSKELGEDAYGAYCRRVPMIIPFLSPR, from the coding sequence ATGTCCTTCGATTTCAGCAAGCTTCTGTCCGTCGCCTGGGGTGGCTGGACCACGACCTGGCCGACCGAACTCCTGGCCCTGATCTGGCTCGGCTTTCTCGCCAGCTGGGTCGGCGCCTCGTTCTGGCAGGGGCGGACCAAGAAGCAGGTCATGACGCTGGAGTCGCAGCGCTATCGCCTGCCGATCCTGGTCGGCGGCATCCTGTACACGCCGTTCATTGCGGAGGTCATGGACTGGAAGCCGCTCTGGGTGCTCGGCAACACCGGCATCACCATCGCCGCGATCCTCTCGGTCGCCGGCATCGCCTTCGCCTGGTGGGGACGGCTGCATCTCGGAAAGTTCTGGTCCAACACCATCACCCACAAGGAAGACCATCGCGTCATCGACACCGGCCCCTACGGCATCGTGCGTCACCCCATCTACACCGGGTTGATCTTCGGCATGCTGGTAACAGGCGTTGCGATCGGCCTGGTGACGACGATCCTCGGCGCGATCCTGATCTCGCTCGGCATGTGGCAGAAGGGCCGGATGGAAGAGGTGTTCCTGTCGAAGGAGCTCGGCGAGGACGCCTACGGCGCCTATTGCCGCCGCGTGCCTATGATCATCCCGTTCCTGTCGCCGCGGTGA
- a CDS encoding NAD-dependent epimerase/dehydratase family protein — protein MALVLVTGGSGFIGQHLVEALRARGQRVRVLDVRPPATANADVEYVHGSVLDGAAVDAALSGVDQVYHLAGLPGMWVANKQDFHDVNFRGTEIVLAAAMKRGVARFLHCSTESILFPYANLNGVAAEEALQPVDAMPGAYTRSKSLAEHHAAKAAASGFPLVIGTPTMPIGAADHNLTPPTAMLWYFLQKKVQPHLNFLVNLVDVRDVAMGLMLTMERGRIGQRYILGGDCVRLGQILRMMSAMSGRRQYPVVVPGKIAELSAIMLEKISDHITRRPPNGTAEGVRIALAASDLSIGKARTELGYAPRPIEPVLRETITHLLARGGQAASNAIKHHALSSRAS, from the coding sequence ATGGCTCTCGTACTGGTTACCGGTGGCAGCGGTTTCATCGGACAGCATCTTGTCGAAGCGCTCCGCGCCCGTGGGCAGCGGGTACGCGTTCTTGATGTCCGCCCCCCCGCCACCGCCAATGCAGACGTTGAATATGTTCACGGCTCGGTGCTTGATGGCGCCGCGGTCGATGCTGCGCTTTCCGGAGTCGATCAGGTCTATCACCTTGCCGGCCTGCCCGGCATGTGGGTCGCCAACAAGCAGGACTTCCACGACGTCAATTTCCGAGGCACCGAGATCGTGCTCGCGGCTGCGATGAAGCGCGGCGTCGCGCGCTTCCTGCACTGTTCGACGGAATCGATCCTGTTCCCCTATGCCAATCTCAACGGCGTTGCCGCCGAGGAAGCGCTGCAGCCGGTCGACGCGATGCCGGGTGCCTATACCCGCTCGAAATCGCTCGCCGAACATCACGCCGCCAAGGCGGCAGCGAGCGGCTTCCCGCTCGTGATCGGCACGCCGACCATGCCGATCGGCGCCGCCGACCACAATCTGACGCCGCCGACCGCGATGCTGTGGTACTTCCTGCAGAAGAAGGTGCAGCCGCATCTCAACTTCCTGGTCAACCTCGTCGACGTTCGCGACGTCGCCATGGGCCTCATGCTGACGATGGAGCGCGGCCGCATCGGCCAGCGCTACATCCTCGGTGGCGATTGCGTCCGGCTCGGGCAGATCCTGCGGATGATGTCGGCGATGAGCGGACGGCGGCAATATCCGGTCGTCGTTCCCGGCAAGATCGCCGAGCTCTCCGCCATCATGCTCGAGAAGATCTCCGATCACATCACGCGTCGTCCGCCCAACGGCACCGCCGAGGGCGTACGCATCGCGCTCGCCGCGAGCGACCTTTCGATCGGCAAGGCGCGCACCGAGCTCGGCTATGCGCCGCGTCCGATCGAGCCGGTGCTGCGCGAAACCATCACCCATCTGCTCGCCCGCGGCGGCCAGGCCGCGTCCAATGCCATCAAGCATCACGCGCTCTCCTCGCGCGCGAGCTGA
- a CDS encoding DUF962 domain-containing protein → MAGYFQRQLTDYVEYHRDPWNCAMHVVGILLLFTGATLPLTLVHFPVFGIEVSLAVILALPVLVYWLMLDAGVGLGILASMIVLLSVATAIGNHVSVAMMWSIFAVLIGFGVTAQIVGHKVFEERQPSMVDHPTHFLLGPMFVMAKLFIALGFRRDLAAILAPLPTNSLSTR, encoded by the coding sequence ATGGCTGGCTATTTTCAACGCCAACTGACCGATTATGTCGAATACCATCGCGATCCCTGGAATTGCGCGATGCATGTGGTCGGCATTCTGCTGCTGTTCACCGGCGCGACGCTGCCGCTGACGCTGGTCCATTTCCCCGTGTTCGGGATCGAGGTGAGCCTGGCGGTGATTTTGGCCCTGCCGGTGCTGGTATACTGGCTGATGCTGGACGCCGGGGTGGGGCTCGGCATCCTCGCGTCGATGATCGTGCTGCTTTCGGTCGCAACCGCGATCGGCAATCATGTTTCCGTCGCCATGATGTGGTCGATTTTTGCGGTGCTGATCGGGTTTGGCGTCACCGCGCAGATTGTCGGTCACAAGGTTTTTGAGGAGCGGCAGCCGTCGATGGTCGACCACCCCACGCATTTCCTGCTTGGACCGATGTTCGTCATGGCAAAATTATTCATTGCACTGGGTTTTCGTCGCGACCTCGCCGCGATTCTCGCGCCTCTTCCGACCAACTCCCTTTCAACCCGATAG
- a CDS encoding OmpA family protein — MRAIRPSIAGLGITLGLALLAGAAAAQTAPTRDDIVGKLNHFEEAGEVDLPALKQQVMERAKARIKNDPGPMNRPLIAPDLAKLPAFNAQIQFDADTPIIQPESYQTVGRIADALVHASLLPYTFLIVGHVESNSKTREANAILSQRRADAIRDVLVNTFKISTKRLQPIGLGEEQFLDRAKPTSAVNGQLQILTFAKLPEETPAHPATAPAPAAKKPARKH, encoded by the coding sequence ATGCGCGCGATCAGGCCCTCCATTGCCGGACTCGGTATCACGCTCGGGCTCGCTTTGCTGGCGGGCGCAGCGGCTGCGCAGACGGCACCGACCCGCGACGACATCGTCGGCAAGCTCAATCATTTCGAGGAGGCCGGCGAGGTCGACCTGCCCGCGCTGAAGCAGCAGGTGATGGAGCGGGCCAAGGCCAGGATCAAGAACGATCCCGGCCCGATGAACCGGCCACTGATCGCGCCTGACCTCGCCAAGCTGCCCGCCTTCAACGCCCAGATCCAGTTCGACGCCGACACGCCGATCATCCAGCCGGAGTCCTACCAGACCGTCGGCCGGATTGCCGACGCACTGGTTCACGCCTCGCTGCTGCCCTACACGTTCCTGATCGTCGGCCACGTCGAATCCAATTCGAAGACGCGGGAGGCCAACGCGATCCTGAGCCAGCGCCGGGCGGATGCGATCCGTGACGTTCTGGTCAACACGTTCAAGATTTCGACCAAGCGGCTCCAGCCGATCGGCCTCGGCGAGGAGCAGTTCCTCGACCGCGCCAAGCCGACCTCGGCCGTCAACGGCCAGTTGCAAATCCTGACCTTTGCCAAGCTGCCCGAAGAGACGCCTGCGCATCCCGCAACGGCCCCTGCGCCTGCTGCAAAAAAGCCCGCCAGGAAGCATTGA
- a CDS encoding type II toxin-antitoxin system HicB family antitoxin has product MPHYVAIIEDNGPDDVSLWFPDLPGCMSGGDDVDEALENAPEAIGFYAEELTEEGRQLPPPRTLDELKADPEFADAIRNHTAVLIEWPPLAEE; this is encoded by the coding sequence ATGCCTCACTACGTTGCTATCATCGAAGACAATGGCCCTGACGACGTCAGCCTGTGGTTTCCGGACCTGCCCGGCTGCATGTCCGGCGGCGACGATGTCGACGAGGCCCTGGAGAATGCACCCGAGGCGATCGGGTTCTATGCGGAGGAGCTGACCGAGGAGGGCCGCCAGCTTCCGCCGCCGAGAACGCTGGACGAACTCAAGGCTGATCCGGAATTTGCCGACGCGATCCGGAACCACACCGCCGTCCTGATCGAGTGGCCACCCCTCGCCGAGGAGTGA